The following DNA comes from Poecilia reticulata strain Guanapo linkage group LG5, Guppy_female_1.0+MT, whole genome shotgun sequence.
AGTTCTTCCGGTGAAGGAGCTTCGGGCCATGCGCGCCTGGCTCAAGAACGGCGTCTACTTCCACAACAACACTCTGACCTGCAGCTGCGAGCTGCATGACCTGGTGGCCTACTGGCACCTCCGGAAGCTAAGCTCTGTGTCTGACTTTGCAGACAGCCACACATGTAACATGACAGGTAAACAGAGTGAAAAAATCCTGAAGCTGAACTGCAGTGAAGTCAAGATCCTGAAGAAAGAAGGCTACTTGGAGGAGAAATTGGTTCTCGACTGCGACACCAGACAGAAGTACATGGCGAAGAGATGGGTGCTGCCTGGAAACATATCAGCGAACAGCACCGCCGTCTTGAACGGTAACTTCCTCAACATCGGGCCGCTGAAGGTGGAAGACTCCGGGGTTTACACCTGCTACGCCACCAACAAATCCCTCAGCGACACACTCCACATTACTGTGGTGGTGTTCAACTCCACCAAGAGGGGCGGGTTGGAAGATCTGAAAACAGCATACACCACACTGGGAGCGTGTGTGGTCAGTATGGTTTTGATCCTGGTCTACCTCTACGTCACACCCCGCTACTGCAGTTTCTGCTCAGGTGGGAACACGGAGAAGGACGACACCGGGGAAAGCCTCCACTCCTCCACGGTGAGCCTCCCTCTGGCGCACGGAGAGCGGGGAGCGGAGGCTGCAGGATTCGCCTTCAGGCACGGGGACGTGCAGGAAAGTAAGAACGGGAGACTGAATCCAATAGGCGAGGACGACTAGCAGACACCGAGGGACAGAGAGGCCTGAGGCGGCATCTGCCAGCTCCGATGTTCCTGTGgtgggaaaaacaaaatcaatgcactacagaaacaccaaaaaagtatttctggtcCAGTTTATTGAGAAAATATCTTAGAACACTTGAAACAAGACGAAACTAAcgcaaaagtaacttttcagcaagacataggagccTGATTTAAGTCAATAGTTACTTGATGTTGataaaaaaagtattagttataagtgaaattacCTGCCAGtggaaggaaacattttctccacatttaAAATGGGgaaatgtcttgttccactgtCTTGTACAACTGCggttaacaattattttagcaatcaatTATAATCGATAATCTTGACTTCGATAGATTAGATTttctttcagcattttttgaaggtgtttttgtctgagaattggtttatttcgcaaaaattgcaatgaaaacacatttttcccaaGTCACGCGAGTCACGTGATCATAATGATagattaattaatcaattaatcagactAAAAAACTAGCCCattctgattttcatttaatacgttttatacaatattacactttaaaatacataataaatccaataaatagatttattttaaataaatagctaAAACTATCCCACCCGAGGAGTTGTAAGTAGAACTAATAcagttttattatattattattatctaaaatgtatatatttttgcaaagttttagctttattactgctctgactgagTTATTCTTTCAGCAAAATGGCCCATGTTGAAtctgtatgctccagttaatgattaattacgtgattaattag
Coding sequences within:
- the LOC103465196 gene encoding amphoterin-induced protein 1-like, whose product is MMSKRCFILFLLPALVLPVVRANRLLKRKPQDHRKLCVCASDIISCSNVSLTNATFDLPRHTVVLDLSFNSITQLRATWTSTDLSQLQTLLLNNNNLTFLSSEAFVHTTRLRYLDLSSNRLTLLDEIIFEPLEELEILLLFNNCISQIDRFAFHTMVALQKLYLSHNQISRFPVEVLKERSKEYSPFKLLDVSSNRIKVLPVKELRAMRAWLKNGVYFHNNTLTCSCELHDLVAYWHLRKLSSVSDFADSHTCNMTGKQSEKILKLNCSEVKILKKEGYLEEKLVLDCDTRQKYMAKRWVLPGNISANSTAVLNGNFLNIGPLKVEDSGVYTCYATNKSLSDTLHITVVVFNSTKRGGLEDLKTAYTTLGACVVSMVLILVYLYVTPRYCSFCSGGNTEKDDTGESLHSSTVSLPLAHGERGAEAAGFAFRHGDVQESKNGRLNPIGEDD